In one window of Miscanthus floridulus cultivar M001 chromosome 12, ASM1932011v1, whole genome shotgun sequence DNA:
- the LOC136496844 gene encoding APO protein 1, chloroplastic-like isoform X1 — MAMEIVNSVSFSSIGVGRIIINKTVMVGSQPHRIGWKLRRTCCEYSPGTSRKKQEPQNVDLPELHPKNKKKPFPVPIKKMLQASRRDKRLAQMHIEKPLEPPKNGLLVPELVPVAHEVLDNWKVLIRGLSQLLNVVTVYGCRKCPQVHVGPVGHQIQDCYGSGSQCRNSHHSWARGSINDVLIPIESYHLFDPFGRRVKHDTRFDYDRIPAIVELCIQAGVDLPQYPSRRRTAPVRMIGKKVIDRGEFVDEPKPHRSEDYVSLLAELDTFSNQQGQSPSPSNVQELAERTLRAYLNVRRGVEQLMSKYTVKACGYCSEVHVGPWGHNVKLCGAFKHQWRDGKHGWQDAVVDEVIPPNYVWHVPDPSGPPLRSSLRSFYGKAPAVVELCVQAGAEIPDEYRPMMRTDIVIPDSEEARMAA; from the exons ATGGCAATGGAGATTGTGAACA GTGTTTCCTTCAGCTCCATTGGCGTCGGCAGAATTATAATAAACAAGACAGTGATG GTAGGATCCCAACCACACCGGATTGGCTGGAAGCTAAGAAGGACTTGTTGCGAGTACTCTCCTGGTACTTCTAGAAAGAAGCAGGAACCACAGAACGTCGATCTTCCAGAATTACatccaaaaaacaaaaagaaacccTTTCCTGTTCCAATTAAAAAGATGTTGCAAGCTTCTCGGCGAGATAAGAGGCTTGCACAAATGCATATAGAGAAGCCTCTTGAACCCCCAAAGAATGGTTTGCTTGTGCCAGAGCTTGTTCCGGTTGCTCATGAAGTCCTTGATAACTGGAAAGTGCTCATCAGAGGGCTCTCTCAACTTCTGAATGTTGTTACAGTTTATGGCTGCAG AAAGTGCCCTCAAGTCCATGTTGGTCCAGTTGGCCACCAGATCCAAGACTGCTACGGTTCAGGAAGCCAGTGTCGGAACAGTCATCACTCTTGGGCCAGAGGTTCCATCAATGATGTCCTCATCCCAATCGAGTCTTACCATCTTTTTGACCCATTTGGACGGAGAGTGAAGCATGATACCAGGTTTGATTATGACAGGATTCCAGCAATTGTTGAGCTATGCATTCAGGCTGGTGTCGACTTACCACAATATCCCTCGAGGCGACGGACTGCTCCTGTCCGGATGATAGGCAAGAAGGTGATTGACCGCGGTGAGTTTGTTGATGAGCCTAAGCCACACCGGTCAGAAGACTATGTATCTCTACTTGCTGAGCTCGACACATTCAGCAACCAACAAGGCCAGTCACCTTCACCATCAAATGTGCAAGAGCTCGCCGAGAGGACACTGAGAGCATACCTCAATGTCAGGCGAGGCGTCGAGCAGCTGATGAGCAAGTACACTGTGAAAGCATGTGGGTACTGCTCTGAGGTCCATGTCGGTCCATGGGGCCACAATGTGAAGCTCTGCGGGGCTTTCAAGCACCAGTGGCGGGATGGCAAGCATGGGTGGCAGGACGCGGTGGTTGATGAGGTCATCCCTCCCAACTACGTGTGGCATGTCCCTGACCCCAGTGGCCCTCCTCTCAGATCCTCTCTCAGGAGTTTCTATGGCAAAGCTCCAGCTGTTGTAGAACTGTGTGTGCAGGCGGGGGCTGAAATACCTGACGAGTATCGACCCATGATGAGGACTGACATTGTCATCCCAGATTCTGAGGAAGCTCGGATGGCTGCATAA
- the LOC136496844 gene encoding APO protein 1, chloroplastic-like isoform X2 — MRYLNTQRRSSLKLHVGSQPHRIGWKLRRTCCEYSPGTSRKKQEPQNVDLPELHPKNKKKPFPVPIKKMLQASRRDKRLAQMHIEKPLEPPKNGLLVPELVPVAHEVLDNWKVLIRGLSQLLNVVTVYGCRKCPQVHVGPVGHQIQDCYGSGSQCRNSHHSWARGSINDVLIPIESYHLFDPFGRRVKHDTRFDYDRIPAIVELCIQAGVDLPQYPSRRRTAPVRMIGKKVIDRGEFVDEPKPHRSEDYVSLLAELDTFSNQQGQSPSPSNVQELAERTLRAYLNVRRGVEQLMSKYTVKACGYCSEVHVGPWGHNVKLCGAFKHQWRDGKHGWQDAVVDEVIPPNYVWHVPDPSGPPLRSSLRSFYGKAPAVVELCVQAGAEIPDEYRPMMRTDIVIPDSEEARMAA; from the exons ATGCGTTACTTGAACACACAAAGGAGAAGCAGCCTGAAACTGCAT GTAGGATCCCAACCACACCGGATTGGCTGGAAGCTAAGAAGGACTTGTTGCGAGTACTCTCCTGGTACTTCTAGAAAGAAGCAGGAACCACAGAACGTCGATCTTCCAGAATTACatccaaaaaacaaaaagaaacccTTTCCTGTTCCAATTAAAAAGATGTTGCAAGCTTCTCGGCGAGATAAGAGGCTTGCACAAATGCATATAGAGAAGCCTCTTGAACCCCCAAAGAATGGTTTGCTTGTGCCAGAGCTTGTTCCGGTTGCTCATGAAGTCCTTGATAACTGGAAAGTGCTCATCAGAGGGCTCTCTCAACTTCTGAATGTTGTTACAGTTTATGGCTGCAG AAAGTGCCCTCAAGTCCATGTTGGTCCAGTTGGCCACCAGATCCAAGACTGCTACGGTTCAGGAAGCCAGTGTCGGAACAGTCATCACTCTTGGGCCAGAGGTTCCATCAATGATGTCCTCATCCCAATCGAGTCTTACCATCTTTTTGACCCATTTGGACGGAGAGTGAAGCATGATACCAGGTTTGATTATGACAGGATTCCAGCAATTGTTGAGCTATGCATTCAGGCTGGTGTCGACTTACCACAATATCCCTCGAGGCGACGGACTGCTCCTGTCCGGATGATAGGCAAGAAGGTGATTGACCGCGGTGAGTTTGTTGATGAGCCTAAGCCACACCGGTCAGAAGACTATGTATCTCTACTTGCTGAGCTCGACACATTCAGCAACCAACAAGGCCAGTCACCTTCACCATCAAATGTGCAAGAGCTCGCCGAGAGGACACTGAGAGCATACCTCAATGTCAGGCGAGGCGTCGAGCAGCTGATGAGCAAGTACACTGTGAAAGCATGTGGGTACTGCTCTGAGGTCCATGTCGGTCCATGGGGCCACAATGTGAAGCTCTGCGGGGCTTTCAAGCACCAGTGGCGGGATGGCAAGCATGGGTGGCAGGACGCGGTGGTTGATGAGGTCATCCCTCCCAACTACGTGTGGCATGTCCCTGACCCCAGTGGCCCTCCTCTCAGATCCTCTCTCAGGAGTTTCTATGGCAAAGCTCCAGCTGTTGTAGAACTGTGTGTGCAGGCGGGGGCTGAAATACCTGACGAGTATCGACCCATGATGAGGACTGACATTGTCATCCCAGATTCTGAGGAAGCTCGGATGGCTGCATAA
- the LOC136496844 gene encoding APO protein 1, chloroplastic-like isoform X3 yields MLQASRRDKRLAQMHIEKPLEPPKNGLLVPELVPVAHEVLDNWKVLIRGLSQLLNVVTVYGCRKCPQVHVGPVGHQIQDCYGSGSQCRNSHHSWARGSINDVLIPIESYHLFDPFGRRVKHDTRFDYDRIPAIVELCIQAGVDLPQYPSRRRTAPVRMIGKKVIDRGEFVDEPKPHRSEDYVSLLAELDTFSNQQGQSPSPSNVQELAERTLRAYLNVRRGVEQLMSKYTVKACGYCSEVHVGPWGHNVKLCGAFKHQWRDGKHGWQDAVVDEVIPPNYVWHVPDPSGPPLRSSLRSFYGKAPAVVELCVQAGAEIPDEYRPMMRTDIVIPDSEEARMAA; encoded by the exons ATGTTGCAAGCTTCTCGGCGAGATAAGAGGCTTGCACAAATGCATATAGAGAAGCCTCTTGAACCCCCAAAGAATGGTTTGCTTGTGCCAGAGCTTGTTCCGGTTGCTCATGAAGTCCTTGATAACTGGAAAGTGCTCATCAGAGGGCTCTCTCAACTTCTGAATGTTGTTACAGTTTATGGCTGCAG AAAGTGCCCTCAAGTCCATGTTGGTCCAGTTGGCCACCAGATCCAAGACTGCTACGGTTCAGGAAGCCAGTGTCGGAACAGTCATCACTCTTGGGCCAGAGGTTCCATCAATGATGTCCTCATCCCAATCGAGTCTTACCATCTTTTTGACCCATTTGGACGGAGAGTGAAGCATGATACCAGGTTTGATTATGACAGGATTCCAGCAATTGTTGAGCTATGCATTCAGGCTGGTGTCGACTTACCACAATATCCCTCGAGGCGACGGACTGCTCCTGTCCGGATGATAGGCAAGAAGGTGATTGACCGCGGTGAGTTTGTTGATGAGCCTAAGCCACACCGGTCAGAAGACTATGTATCTCTACTTGCTGAGCTCGACACATTCAGCAACCAACAAGGCCAGTCACCTTCACCATCAAATGTGCAAGAGCTCGCCGAGAGGACACTGAGAGCATACCTCAATGTCAGGCGAGGCGTCGAGCAGCTGATGAGCAAGTACACTGTGAAAGCATGTGGGTACTGCTCTGAGGTCCATGTCGGTCCATGGGGCCACAATGTGAAGCTCTGCGGGGCTTTCAAGCACCAGTGGCGGGATGGCAAGCATGGGTGGCAGGACGCGGTGGTTGATGAGGTCATCCCTCCCAACTACGTGTGGCATGTCCCTGACCCCAGTGGCCCTCCTCTCAGATCCTCTCTCAGGAGTTTCTATGGCAAAGCTCCAGCTGTTGTAGAACTGTGTGTGCAGGCGGGGGCTGAAATACCTGACGAGTATCGACCCATGATGAGGACTGACATTGTCATCCCAGATTCTGAGGAAGCTCGGATGGCTGCATAA